A single window of Syngnathus acus chromosome 23, fSynAcu1.2, whole genome shotgun sequence DNA harbors:
- the LOC119116922 gene encoding filamin-C-like isoform X6, which yields MMPQRHLRNLAPDEEAEDEGEAEEMPATEKDLAEDAPWKKIQQNTFTRWCNEHLKCVHKRMLDLQKDLADGLKLIALLEVLSQKNMYRKYHARPNFRQMKLENVSVALEFLERQHIRLVSIDSKAIVDGNLKLILGLIWTLILHYSISMPMWEDEDDEDARKLTPKQRLLGWIQNKVPQVPITNFHRDWRDGKALGALVDNCAPGLCPDWETWDPSQPVQNAREAMQQADDWLGVPQVIAPEEIVDPDVDEHSVMTYLSQFPKAKLKPGAPLRAKTLHPKRAKAYGPGIEPHGNVVLKPAEFLVETVEAGLGEVLVYVEDSEGHTEEARVIPNNDKKRTYSVVYLPKVEGLHQVKVLFAGQDIDRSPFTVHVSKAMGDPSRVQARGPGLQHLGNVATKPTYFDIYIAGAGAGDVGVTVVDSNGRRDTVEVVLENKGDSIFRCTYVPVLEGAHSLYVTFAGQQIPRSPFSVLIGQACNPNACRASGRGLQPKGLRVKEVADFKVDTRGAGSGELRVAVKGPKGLEEPVKVVEVDGGRFECNYYPIATGSYSVTIAWGGHSIPRSPFEVYVSEEAGPQKVRAWGPGLETGMVGKSADFVVEAIGTEVGTLGFSIEGPSQAKIECDDKGDGSCDVRYWPTEPGDYAVHVICDDEDVKDSPFVAHVLPAAVDLHPEKVRCYGPGLEPVGCIIDKAADFTIDVGGAGRGQLRLYAQDAEGCPIDVEIRDNGDESFFCVYVPAKPIKHTIVVTWAEVNVPNSPFRVSIGEGSHPHKVKVLGPGVERSGLKATEPTYFTVDCGEAGQGDVSIGIKCAPGAVGPAEAGIDFDIIKNDNDTFTVKYTPPAPGHYSVMVLFADQEIPISPFRIKVDPSHDAAKVKAEGPGLNKLGVEAGKPTHFTIYAKGAGKAQPEVHFGGADKVPDFEIIDNHDYSYTVRYTANEQGSLAITVLHGGDAIPKSPFHVQVAPPLDLSKVQVHGLENKVEVGKDQEFSIGTSGAGGQGRVDVKIVSPSRRPVPYKLESGAGNHIHSVSYTPPEEGLYTVEISYDENPVPGGPLSVEGILAPDPSKVRAYGPGLEGGAVGKAAPFAIDTKGAGSGGLGLTVEGPCEAKIECQDNGDGSCSVSYLPTEPGEYNINILFAEQHVPGSPFKAAVRSAFHPSKVTARGPGLERGKAHQAGSFLVDCSQAGEAELTVEIVSEKGSKAEVHVENNQDGTYSITYIPQSHGVHTLTIKYGGHLVPKFPARLQVDAALDLSGVKVYGPGVEARGVLREVTTHFTVDVRSIYQSAGGHVKAYISNPSGATTDAYVTDKADGTYRVDYTPFEDGLHVIEVMLDDDPLPNSPFRVSASEGCDPSRVRAYGPGLEEALVNNRNPFTVETRGAGTGGLGLAIEGPSEAKMSCKDNKDGSCSVEYIPFTCGDYDVNITFGGLPVPGSPFRVPAREVVDPTKVRCSGPGLGSAVRAHVFQTFTVDSSKAGAAPLEVQIFGPTGATEPVSVLDNGDGTRTVNYTPSSDGAYTICIKYAQQEVPQSPFKIKTLPAHDASKVRASGPGLNSSGVPASLPVEFTIDARDAGEGLLTVQILDPEAKPKKANIRDNRDGTYTVSYVPDMAGRYTITIKYGGDEIPYSPYRIHAAPSGDASKCLVTVSIGGHGPGSGVGPTIHIGEETVITVDAKAAGKGKVTCKVSTPDGAELDVDVVENADGTFDIYYTAPQPGKYVITIRFGGEHIPNSPFHVLVSSTSCGRRARSLARSLARSLVRSRHDWPLKWLHCAHPHQPDVHSCLTPPLQATDDPTIPADGTEAAALRPFCLVIPFTVQTGEITGEVRMASGRTARPHIADNKDGTVTVKYSPTERGLHEMDIKYNGQHIPGSPLQFFVDAINSAHVTAYGPGLSHGVVHSPATFTIATKDAGEGGLSLAVEGPSKAEISCKDNKDGTCTVSYLPTVPGDYVIIVKFDEQHIAGSPFGAKITGDDPHATSQLNVGTATDVSLRIMETDLASLTASIRAPSGSQEACLLKRLPNRHIGISFTPKEVGEHVVSVKKGGTHVTNSPFKITVAQSEIGDASKVKVLGAGLLEGRTSEVAHFIVDTRTAGYGGLGLSIEGPSKVDINCKDVEDGTCRVTYCPGEPGNYIINIKFADQHVSGSPFTVKVFGEGRMKETITRKRQAPAIATVGGTCDLNLKIPGNWFQMVSAQERVTRTFTRSSHTYTRTERTEISKTRGGETKREVRVEESTQVGDPFRDVFGDFMGRESLSGFGGKSPPHDGEHQEMAAQVTSPGGKCEDAEIIRGEDSTYSVRFVPQEMGAHVVDVKYRGQHVPGSPFQFTVGPLGEGGAHKVRAGGTGLERAVAGIPAEFSIWTREAGAGGLSIAVEGPSKAEIAFEDRKDGSCGVSYVVQEPGDYEVSIKFNDEHVPDSPFAVPVASLSDGARRLTITSLQDSGLKVNQEASFAVRLNGARGVIDAKMNAPSGATQECLISQLDGDQYAITFVPKENGVHSIEVRFGGSHVPGSPFKIRVGEPGQTGDPSKVSASGSGLESGTTGVASEFTVNTSNAGGGALSVTIDGPSKVQMSCQECAEGYLVSYTPMAPGSYLISIKYAGAKHIVGSPFKAKVSGPSLCGGPGLHESSSVLVETVTKSSGMAGAFASLPKFSSDASKVVSKGAGLSKAFVGQKNSFMVDCSKAGSNMLMVGVHGPRAPCEEVYVKHAGHRMYNVTYTVKEAGNYILMVKWGDAHIPGSPFHVTVP from the exons ATGATGCCACAGCGGCACCTCCGCAATTTGGCGCCGGACGAGGAAGCGGAAGACGAGGGGGAAGCCGAGGAGATGCCGGCCACGGAGAAGGACCTGGCCGAAGACGCTCCCTGGAAGAAGATCCAGCAGAACACGTTCACCAGGTGGTGCAACGAGCATCTCAAGTGCGTCCACAAGCGCATGTTGGACCTGCAGAAGGACCTGGCGGATGGCCTGAAGCTCATTGCGCTACTGGAGGTCCTGAGCCAAAAGAACATGTACCGCAAGTACCACGCCAGGCCCAATTTCCGCCAGATGAAGCTGGAGAACGTGTCGGTAGCGCTGGAGTTCCTGGAGCGACAACACATCCGCCTGGTGTCCATCG ACTCCAAAGCCATCGTGGACGGGAATCTGAAGCTGATCCTAGGTCTGATCTGGACCCTAATCCTGCACTACTCCATCTCCATGCCCATGTGGGAGGATGAGGACGACGAGGACGCCAGGAAGCTGACACCCAAGCAACGTCTTCTGGGCTGGATCCAGAATAAGGTGCCCCAGGTGCCTATCACCAACTTTCACCGCGACTGGAGGGATGGCAAGGCCCTGGGAGCTCTGGTGGACAACTGTGCCCCAG GCCTCTGCCCAGACTGGGAAACCTGGGATCCAAGTCAGCCGGTGCAGAACGCCAGAGAGGCCATGCAACAGGCGGACGACTGGTTGGGCGTACCTCAG GTCATCGCGCCAGAGGAAATCGTGGACCCCGACGTGGACGAGCACTCGGTGATGACCTACCTGTCGCAGTTTCCCAAAGCCAAACTGAAGCCAGGTGCCCCCTTGAGGGCAAAAACTCTGCATCCCAAGAGGGCAAAAGCCTATGGGCCAG GCATCGAACCTCACGGGAACGTGGTTCTCAAACCGGCAGAGTTTCTGGTGGAAACGGTGGAGGCTGGGCTGGGCGAGGTTTTGGTTTACGTGGAGGATTCGGAAGGGCACACAGAGGAG GCCCGAGTGATCCCAAACAACGACAAGAAGCGAACCTACTCAGTCGTCTACTTGCCCAAAGTGGAGGGTCTCCATCAA GTAAAGGTTCTGTTTGCGGGCCAGGACATTGACCGGAGCCCCTTCACGGTCCACGTCTCCAAAGCCATGGGGGACCCGAGCCGAGTGCAGGCCCGCGGCCCGGGGCTGCAGCACCTGGGCAACGTGGCCACCAAGCCTACCTACTTTGACATCTACATAGCAG GCGCCGGCGCTGGTGACGTGGGCGTGACCGTCGTGGACTCAAATGGTCGCAGGGACACGGTGGAAGTGGTTCTGGAGAACAAAGGCGACAGCATCTTCCGATGCACCTATGTACCCGTTCTGGAGGGAGCGCACAGCCTTTATGTCACTTTTGCCGGACAGCAGATTCCCAGGAGCCCCTTCTCCGTCCTTATTGGCCAAG CCTGCAACCCCAACGCCTGCAGGGCGTCTGGCCGCGGTCTGCAGCCCAAAGGTCTGAGGGTGAAGGAAGTTGCTGACTTCAAAGTGGACACCCGAGGCGCTGGAAGCGGCGAGCTCCGAGTAGCGGTGAAAGGACCGA AGGGACTGGAGGAGCCAGTGAAGGTGGTGGAGGTGGACGGCGGCCGCTTCGAGTGTAACTACTACCCGATTGCGACAGGAAGTTACAGCGTCACCATCGCTTGGGGGGGTCACAGCATCCCGCGCAG TCCCTTTGAAGTCTACGTGAGCGAGGAGGCGGGCCCTCAGAAGGTGCGGGCCTGGGGTCCTGGTCTGGAGACGGGTATGGTGGGAAAGAGCGCCGACTTTGTGGTGGAGGCCATCGGGACAGAGGTGGGAACACTAG GCTTCTCCATCGAGGGTCCGTCTCAAGCCAAGATCGAGTGCGACGACAAAGGGGACGGCTCCTGCGACGTCAGGTACTGGCCCACCGAGCCTGGCGACTACGCCGTCCATGTCATTTGTGACGACGAGGACGTGAAGGACAGCCCCTTCGTAGCGCACGTCCTGCCTGCCGCCGTGGACCTTCACCCAGAAAAG GTGAGGTGTTACGGGCCGGGCCTGGAACCCGTTGGCTGCATCATCGACAAAGCGGCGGATTTCACCATCGATGTCGGAGGAGCCGGCAGAGGCCAGCTGAGGCTCTACGCTCAG GACGCTGAAGGTTGCCCTATAGACGTTGAGATCAGGGACAATGGCGACGAGAGCTTCTTTTGCGTTTACGTCCCCGCCAAGCCCATCAAGCACACCATCGTCGTAACGTGGGCTGAGGTCAACGTTCCAAACAGTCCCTTCAGG GTGAGCATCGGAGAGGGCAGCCATCCGCACAAGGTGAAGGTTTTGGGTCCCGGCGTGGAGAGAAGCGGACTGAAGGCCACCGAGCCCACCTACTTCACCGTGGACTGCGGCGAGGCGGGACAAG GGGACGTCAGCATCGGCATCAAGTGCGCACCCGGTGCGGTCGGGCCCGCCGAGGCCGGCATCGACTTCGACATCATCAAGAATGACAACGACACGTTCACGGTCAAGTACACGCCGCCGGCCCCGGGCCACTACAGCGTCATGGTGCTGTTTGCCGACCAG GAAATTCCAATCAGCCCCTTCAGGATCAAAGTGGATCCTTCTCACGATGCTGCCAAAGTCAAAGCAGAAGGACCCGGACTCAACAAATTGG GCGTCGAAGCGGGAAAGCCGACGCACTTCACCATCTACGCCAAAGGAGCCGGCAAAGCTCAGCCCGAGGTCCACTTTGGAGGCGCCGATAAAGTGCCGGACTTTGAGATCATCGACAACCACGACTACTCGTACACGGTCCGCTACACCGCCAACGAGCAG GGAAGTTTGGCCATCACTGTCCTCCACGGGGGTGACGCCATTCCCAAAAGTCCCTTTCACGTCCAAGTGGCTCCACCTCTGGATCTCAGCAAGGTCCAAGTTCACGGCCTGGAGAACA AGGTGGAGGTCGGAAAAGATCAGGAGTTCAGCATCGGTACTTCGGGTGCCGGCGGCCAGGGCCGAGTGGACGTGAAGATCGTTTCGCCGTCTCGCCGACCCGTTCCGTACAAGCTGGAGTCCGGTGCGGGCAACCACATTCATTCGGTCAGCTACACGCCGCCGGAAGAGGGGCTGTACACCGTGGAAATCAGCTACGACGAGAACCCCGTCCCGGGAGGTCCCTTGTCGGTGGAGGGCATCTTAGCCCCCGATCCCTCCAAG GTGCGAGCCTACGGTCCAGGTCTGGAGGGAGGCGCGGTGGGCAAAGCGGCCCCCTTTGCCATCGATACAAAGGGAGCGGGCAGCGGCGGTTTAGGCCTGACGGTGGAGGGTCCCTGCGAGGCCAAGATCGAATGCCAGGACAACGGCGACGGCTCCTGCTCCGTGTCCTACTTGCCCACCGAGCCGGGCGAGTACAACATCAACATCCTGTTTGCCGAGCAGCACGTCCCGGGCTCCCCCTTCAAGGCCGCCGTCCGCTCGGCCTTCCATCCGAGCAAGGTGACGGCCCGCGGGCCCGGTTTGGAGCGGGGGAAAGCCCACCAGGCCGGCTCCTTCCTGGTGGACTGCTCCCAAGCCGGAGAGGCGGAGCTCACCGTCGAGATCGTTTCCGAGAAGGGCTCCAAAGCTGAAGTTCACGTGGAGAACAACCAGGACGGAACCTACTCCATCACCTACATCCCGCAGTCTCACGGTGTGCACACCCTCACCATCAAGTACGGAGGACACCTGGTGCCAAAGTTTCCCGCACGTCTGCAGGTGGACGCGGCCCTTGACCTCAGTGGCGTCAAGGTTTACGGACCCGGCGTGGAAGCCAGGG GAGTCCTGAGAGAAGTCACCACACACTTCACGGTGGATGTCCGAAGTATATACCAGAGCGCCGGCGGCCATGTCAAAGCATACATTTCGAATCCGTCGGGCGCCACCACAGACGCCTACGTGACGGACAAGGCCGATGGCACGTACCGCGTGGACTACACGCCTTTCGAGGATG GTTTGCACGTCATCGAGGTGATGTTGGACGACGATCCCCTCCCCAATAGTCCGTTCAGGGTGTCCGCGAGCGAGGGTTGCGATCCCAGTCGAGTCCGAGCCTACGGGCCGGGCCTGGAAGAGGCTCTGGTGAACAATCGCAACCCATTTACTGTCGAGACCAG ggGTGCCGGCACCGGGGGTCTCGGCCTGGCCATCGAGGGTCCGTCGGAGGCCAAGATGTCCTGCAAGGACAACAAAGATGGCAGCTGTAGCGTGGAGTACATTCCCTTCACTTGTGGAGACTATGACGTCAACATCACCTTTGGGGGGCTTCCCGTTCCAG GAAGTCCATTTCGAGTCCCGGCGCGAGAGGTGGTGGATCCCACCAAAGTGCGCTGTTCCGGACCCGGGCTTGGAAGCGCCGTCCGTGCTCATGTCTTTCAAACCTTTACTGTTGACAGCAGCAAGGCCGGCGCAGCCCCCTTGGAGGTCCAGATCTTTGGGCCGACAG GTGCCACTGAGCCCGTCAGCGTTTTGGACAACGGTGACGGGACGCGCACGGTCAATTACACCCCCAGCAGCGATGGTGCGTACACTATCTGCATCAAATACGCCCAGCAGGAGGTTCCTCAAAG TCCATTCAAGATCAAGACCCTGCCGGCTCACGATGCCAGCAAGGTCCGTGCCAGCGGTCCCGGTCTGAATTCATCAGGCGTTCCCGCCAGTCTCCCAGTGGAGTTCACCATCGACGCCAGAGATGCCGGGGAGGGACTGCTGACGGTTCAGATCCTG GATCCCGAGGCCAAGCCCAAGAAGGCCAACATCAGGGACAACCGCGACGGGACCTACACGGTGTCCTACGTCCCGGACATGGCGGGCCGCTACACCATCACCATCAAGTACGGCGGCGACGAGATACCGTACTCGCCGTACCGCATCCACGCTGCGCCCAGCGGCGATGCCAGCAAGTGTCTGGTCACAG TGTCAATCGGAGGACACGGACCAG GGTCCGGGGTGGGTCCCACCATCCACATCGGAGAGGAGACGGTGATCACGGTGGATGCGAAGGCTGCCGGGAAAGGCAAGGTCACCTGTAAGGTGTCCACACCGGACGGGGCAGAACTGGACGTGGACGTGGTGGAAAATGCAGACGGCACATTTGACATTTACTACACGGCGCCCCAACCCGGGAAGTACGTCATCACCATCCGCTTTGGAGGAGAGCACATTCCCAACAGTCCCTTCCACGTACTGGTGAGCTCAACATCCTGCGGCAGGcgtgctcgctcgctcgctcgctcacttgCTCGCTCACTCGTTCGCTCGCGGCATGACTGGCCGCTAAAGTGGCTCCATTGTGCTCACCCACACCAACCAGATGTCCACAGTTGTTTGACTCCGCCCCTCCAGGCGACCGACGACCCGACGATCCCCGCCGACGGGACGGAGGCCGCCGCGCTCCGGCCCTTCTGCTTGGTCATTCCCTTCACTGTCCAGACTGGAGAAATCACAG GTGAAGTGCGAATGGCGTCCGGTCGCACGGCCCGCCCGCACATCGCAGACAACAAAGACGGCACCGTCACCGTCAAGTACTCGCCAACTGAGCGGGGCCTGCACGAGATGGACATCAAGTACAACGGCCAGCATATCCCAG GAAGTCCGCTTCAGTTCTTCGTGGATGCCATCAATAGCGCTCACGTGACGGCGTACGGCCCCGGCTTGAGCCACGGCGTGGTCCACTCACCGGCGACCTTCACCATCGCCACCAAGGACGCCGGAGAAG GCGGTTTGTCACTGGCAGTGGAAGGACCGTCCAAAGCCGAGATCAGCTGCAAGGACAACAAAGACGGCACCTGCACCGTGTCCTACTTGCCCACGGTGCCCGGCGACTACGTCATCATTGTCAAGTTTGACGAGCAACACATTGCCGGCAGCCCGTTCGGCGCCAAGATCACCG GCGATGACCCTCACGCCACGTCTCAGCTCAACGTCGGCACGGCCACAGACGTCTCCTTGAGGATCATGGAGACGGACCTGGCCAGTCTGACGGCGAGCATTCGAGCACCGTCGGGAAGCCAAGAGGCGTGCCTGCTCAAGAGACTTCCCAACAGACACATCG GCATCTCCTTCACGCCAAAGGAAGTCGGCGAGCACGTGGTGAGCGTGAAGAAGGGCGGCACGCACGTGACCAACAGCCCCTTTAAGATCACGGTGGCGCAGTCGGAGATCGGCGATGCCAGCAAGGTGAAAGTGTTGGGGGCGGGGCTGCTGGAGGGCCGCACCTCGGAGGTGGCCCACTTCATCGTCGACACCAGGACTGCCG GTTACGGCGGTCTCGGTCTGTCCATCGAGGGTCCCAGCAAGGTGGACATCAACTGCAAGGACGTGGAGGACGGCACGTGTCGCGTCACTTACTGTCCCGGCGAGCCTGGCAACTACATCATCAACATCAAGTTTGCCGACCAGCACGTCTCCG GAAGTCCCTTCACCGTCAAAGTGTTTGGCGAGGGCAGGATGAAGGAGACCATCACCAGGAAGCGGCAGGCACCCGCCATCGCCACCGTGGGAGGCACATGTGACCTCAACCTGAAGATCCCAG GCAACTGGTTCCAGATGGTTTCGGCGCAGGAGCGGGTGACGCGCACCTTCACGCGCAGCAGCCACACCTACACGCGCACCGAACGCACCGAGATCAGCAAGACGCGTGGCGGCGAGACCAAGCGAGAAGTCCGCGTGGAGGAGAGCACGCAGGTCGGAGACCCCTTTCGGGACGTCTTTGGAGACTTCATGGGGCGGGAGAGTCTGAGCGGCTTTGGCGGAAAGTCTCCACCGCACGACG GCGAGCACCAGGAGATGGCGGCTCAGGTGACGAGTCCGGGCGGCAAGTGCGAAGATGCCGAGATCATCCGCGGTGAGGACAGCACGTACAGCGTCCGCTTCGTACCGCAGGAGATGGGCGCGCACGTCGTGGACGTCAAATACCGTGGCCAACACGTTCCCGGGAGCCCCTTCCAGTTCACCGTGGGCCCCCTGGGAGAGGGCGGGGCCCACAAGGTGCGGGCGGGCGGCACGGGGCTGGAGCGAGCCGTGGCCGGCATTCCGGCCGAGTTCAGCATCTGGACCAGGGAGGCGGGAGCGGGCGGGCTCTCCATTGCGGTGGAGGGGCCCAGCAAGGCCGAAATTGCCTTTGAGGACCGCAAGGACGGTTCCTGCGGTGTCTCCTACGTGGTCCAGGAGCCAG GAGACTACGAGGTCTCCATCAAGTTCAACGACGAGCATGTCCCAGACTCCCCCTTCGCGGTCCCCGTGGCCAGCTTGTCAGACGGCGCCCGCCGCCTCACCATCACCAGCCTTCAG GACTCCGGACTGAAGGTGAACCAAGAAGCCTCGTTTGCAGTGCGGCTGAACGGCGCTCGCGGCGTCATTGACGCCAAAATGAATGCGCCCTCCGGAGCCACGCAGGAATGTTTGATCAGCCAGCTGGACGGCG ATCAGTACGCCATTACCTTCGTACCCAAAGAGAACGGCGTCCACTCCATCGAGGTCCGCTTCGGTGGCAGCCACGTGCCGGGAAGCCCTTTCAAGATTCGCGTGGGGGAGCCCGGTCAGACAGGAGACCCCAGCAAGGTGTCGGCTTCCGGGTCGGGCCTGGAAAGCGGGACCACGG GGGTGGCGTCAGAGTTCACGGTGAACACGTCGAACGCCGGCGGTGGAGCTCTGTCTGTGACCATTGACGGACCCTCTAAAGTCCAGATGAGCTGCCAGGAATGTGCAGAAGGCTACCTGGTGTCCTACACCCCCATGGCTCCCGGGAGCTACCTGATCTCCATCAAGTATGCGGGAGCCAAGCACATTGTCGGCAGTCCCTTCAAGGCCAAAGTCTCTG GCCCGAGCTTATGCGGCGGTCCCGGTCTTCACGAGAGCTCGTCTGTTCTGGTGGAAACCGTCACCAAGTCGTCTGGAATGGCCGGGGCCTTCGCTTCCCTGCCCAAATTCTCCTCAGATGCCAGCAAGGTGGTCTCCAAGGGGGCCGGCCTGTCCAAAGCCTTTGTGGGCCAAAAGAACTCCTTCATGGTGGATTGCAGCAAAGCAG GAAGCAACATGTTAATGGTGGGGGTCCACGGTCCCAGGGCCCCGTGCGAGGAGGTCTACGTGAAGCACGCAGGCCACAGGATGTACAATGTGACGTACACGGTGAAAGAAGCAGGAAACTACATCCTCATGGTCAAGTGGGGCGACGCCCACATCCCCGGGAGTCCCTTTCACGTCACTGTACCATGA